In Saccharomonospora marina XMU15, one genomic interval encodes:
- a CDS encoding CaiB/BaiF CoA transferase family protein, which translates to MTDQPLAGRTVIDLTTALAGPYATLLLAGLGATVIKVENPATGGDSSRDNAPYVGRSGLSLTRQADDDMSVSMLVRGRNKLSVTLDLKNPRAQAVFADLVRDADVVVENYSPGVTRRLGIDYETVRRINPGIVYTSISGFGAQGGPGSGKAMDSIIQALSGVMLTAGEPDEGPVRFGLPVADMLAPLFAVIGTVSALLQAEHTGEGQHVDVSMLGALTSLVACEPFDAFEAVGLPLRTGSTVPRLAPFGILPAADGHLALCAPTDAFAHGVLRAMGRAELIDDDRFRSRDQRVAHADELHELIRLWCRDRPVAEVLHALTEQGVPAARVREPRDAVRDPLVREREEVVPVTHPRYGQVGDLAATGVPIRFSSARAGFDRPAPALGEHNDAVYRGRLGYSEEQLCELAAEAVI; encoded by the coding sequence ATGACCGACCAGCCCCTCGCGGGCCGTACCGTCATCGACCTCACCACCGCACTCGCGGGGCCGTACGCGACCCTGCTGCTCGCCGGGCTCGGCGCGACGGTGATCAAGGTCGAGAACCCGGCCACCGGCGGAGATTCCTCCCGCGACAACGCACCCTACGTCGGCCGGTCCGGACTCTCGCTGACCAGGCAGGCGGACGACGACATGTCGGTGTCCATGCTGGTGCGCGGTCGCAACAAGCTCAGCGTCACGCTCGATCTGAAGAACCCCCGCGCGCAGGCGGTGTTCGCGGACCTGGTGCGCGACGCCGACGTCGTCGTGGAGAACTACAGCCCCGGGGTCACCCGGCGGCTCGGCATCGACTACGAAACCGTCCGCCGCATCAACCCCGGGATCGTCTACACCTCGATCAGTGGCTTCGGCGCGCAGGGTGGCCCCGGGTCGGGCAAGGCCATGGACTCGATCATCCAGGCGCTGTCCGGGGTGATGCTGACCGCGGGCGAGCCGGACGAGGGGCCGGTGCGGTTCGGGCTGCCCGTCGCCGACATGCTCGCGCCGCTGTTCGCCGTCATCGGCACGGTGTCGGCGTTGCTGCAGGCCGAGCACACCGGCGAGGGCCAGCACGTGGACGTCTCGATGTTGGGTGCGCTGACCTCACTGGTGGCGTGCGAGCCGTTCGACGCCTTCGAGGCTGTGGGCCTGCCGCTGCGGACCGGCTCGACGGTGCCGAGGCTGGCGCCGTTCGGCATCCTGCCCGCCGCGGACGGCCACCTCGCGTTGTGCGCGCCCACCGACGCCTTCGCGCACGGCGTGCTGCGCGCGATGGGCCGCGCGGAGTTGATCGACGACGATCGCTTCCGCAGCAGGGACCAGCGCGTCGCGCACGCCGACGAGCTACACGAGCTGATCCGGCTGTGGTGCCGGGACCGACCGGTCGCCGAGGTGCTGCACGCGTTGACGGAGCAGGGGGTCCCCGCCGCGCGGGTGCGTGAACCTCGCGACGCCGTGCGCGATCCGCTCGTCCGTGAGCGGGAGGAGGTCGTGCCGGTGACGCATCCGCGCTACGGCCAGGTCGGCGACCTGGCGGCGACCGGAGTCCCCATCCGGTTCTCCTCCGCGCGAGCGGGATTCGACCGGCCCGCACCGGCACTCGGCGAGCACAACGACGCGGTGTACCGGGGGCGGCTGGGCTACAGCGAGGAACAGCTGTGCGAGCTCGCCGCCGAAGCGGTGATCTGA
- a CDS encoding 2-hydroxyacyl-CoA dehydratase family protein: MSAALMALTGHAEDRTAAAREWRAAAKPVVGYVGADVPVELLTAAGVLPLRLAGSPRADDGAGERYLGRGLDPAVRSILSRLLAGDYGQLDGLVVSRDCEASLRLFYAVRELRRIEPATALPPVQLVDVLHLPHHTTTRYVLAKVRQLRATLEGWVGHAIADADLTRAVVAHDRLRDLLTEVARLRRRQPARLTGTQALSVVAATTALPVERATELLQRLLAEAGSLPEAEGHRVFLTGSSHDSPDVYAALEAAGLLIVGEDHDWGDLLFHRRVGGSTELALAERYQHNGPSAARASIRRRAAHTAEAASACGARALLCYARRHDDGPPWDFPAQRAATGLPAVSLERQPYGALDIDARAVAARLRVTEEVAR; encoded by the coding sequence ATGTCCGCTGCGCTGATGGCGCTGACAGGCCATGCCGAAGACCGCACGGCCGCCGCCCGCGAGTGGCGCGCGGCGGCGAAACCGGTGGTGGGCTACGTCGGTGCCGACGTGCCGGTGGAGCTGCTGACGGCCGCTGGGGTGCTGCCGCTGCGGCTGGCGGGGTCGCCGCGTGCCGACGACGGCGCGGGCGAGCGGTACCTGGGTCGCGGGCTCGACCCGGCCGTCAGGTCGATCCTGTCGCGGCTGCTGGCGGGCGACTACGGGCAGCTCGACGGGCTGGTCGTCTCCCGCGACTGCGAGGCGTCGCTGCGACTGTTCTACGCGGTCCGGGAGTTGCGCCGGATCGAGCCTGCCACGGCCCTGCCACCGGTGCAGCTGGTCGACGTGCTGCACCTGCCGCACCACACCACCACGCGGTACGTGCTGGCGAAGGTGCGGCAGCTGCGGGCGACCCTGGAAGGCTGGGTCGGGCATGCCATCGCCGATGCCGATCTCACGCGGGCCGTCGTCGCCCACGACCGGCTGCGCGACCTGCTCACCGAGGTGGCGCGGCTGCGAAGGCGGCAGCCAGCACGGCTGACGGGGACCCAGGCGCTGTCGGTGGTTGCCGCCACCACCGCGCTGCCCGTCGAACGCGCCACAGAACTGCTGCAACGCCTGCTGGCCGAGGCGGGGTCGCTGCCCGAGGCCGAGGGTCACCGCGTGTTCCTGACCGGAAGCTCCCACGACTCCCCCGACGTCTACGCGGCACTGGAAGCGGCCGGACTGCTGATCGTCGGAGAGGACCACGACTGGGGCGATCTGCTCTTCCACCGCCGGGTGGGCGGCAGCACCGAGTTGGCGCTCGCGGAGCGATACCAGCACAACGGGCCGTCGGCGGCGCGGGCGTCCATCCGGCGGCGTGCCGCGCACACGGCCGAGGCCGCCTCGGCCTGCGGTGCCCGCGCGCTGCTGTGCTACGCCCGCCGCCACGACGACGGCCCGCCGTGGGACTTTCCCGCACAGCGGGCGGCCACCGGACTGCCCGCCGTGTCGCTGGAGCGCCAGCCCTACGGCGCACTCGACATCGACGCGAGAGCGGTCGCGGCGCGGCTGCGCGTGACCGAGGAGGTGGCTCGGTGA
- a CDS encoding 2-hydroxyacyl-CoA dehydratase family protein — protein sequence MSARLDTARAATTYQRQWFAELRRRVEAGERFALVNADAPQEILRAMGIPYVVNQWWASIVAAKGRTQDYLALLRQRGYPDYVEQYSSTSLASVFDPAPDSAPWGGLPQPSIVLAETTGDASRKIFDIWDEQPGTTFFALESAAENDVPVHWWELMPRRWEEAIGSDRLDLLVGELEGLIRFLEQTTGLVFSATRFAQVMDLVNEQQEWNRRTRDLIARARPCPLTVTDSIPSVMVPQWHRGTTWARDAARALHDEVTRRVADGTAVCRDERARLMWIGRGLWFDLDFYRRFQESHGAVFVWSMYLAIAADGYLRYGDDPLRALAARFAAFSDQLYTPPWSAQWYVKEARLHGVDGVVHLVSDDARGSYFTTGALEAAGIPVLEVHADNVDARGTDPAALTDAVADWLEHRILPRG from the coding sequence GTGAGCGCACGACTGGACACCGCACGCGCGGCGACGACCTACCAGCGGCAGTGGTTCGCCGAGCTGCGACGGCGGGTCGAGGCCGGCGAGCGTTTCGCGCTCGTCAACGCCGACGCGCCGCAGGAGATCCTTCGTGCGATGGGCATCCCCTACGTCGTCAACCAGTGGTGGGCCTCGATCGTCGCCGCGAAGGGCCGCACCCAGGACTACCTCGCGCTGCTGCGGCAACGGGGTTACCCCGACTACGTCGAGCAGTACAGCTCGACCTCGCTGGCCTCGGTGTTCGATCCGGCCCCGGATTCCGCACCGTGGGGTGGGCTGCCGCAACCGTCGATCGTGCTCGCCGAGACGACGGGTGACGCCTCCCGCAAGATCTTCGACATCTGGGACGAGCAACCGGGGACGACCTTCTTCGCGCTGGAGAGCGCCGCGGAGAACGACGTGCCGGTGCACTGGTGGGAGCTGATGCCGCGGCGGTGGGAGGAGGCCATCGGCAGCGACCGGCTCGACCTGCTCGTCGGCGAGTTGGAAGGGCTGATCCGGTTCCTGGAACAGACCACCGGCCTGGTGTTCTCCGCCACCAGGTTCGCCCAGGTCATGGACCTTGTGAACGAGCAGCAGGAGTGGAACCGGCGAACCCGCGACCTGATCGCCAGGGCCCGCCCGTGCCCGCTCACCGTGACCGACAGCATCCCCAGCGTGATGGTTCCGCAGTGGCACCGGGGCACCACCTGGGCACGGGACGCGGCACGCGCGTTGCACGACGAGGTGACGCGGCGGGTGGCCGACGGGACCGCCGTGTGCCGGGACGAGCGGGCGCGGCTGATGTGGATCGGCCGTGGCCTGTGGTTCGACCTGGACTTCTACCGGCGGTTCCAGGAAAGCCACGGTGCGGTGTTCGTGTGGTCGATGTACCTGGCGATCGCCGCCGACGGCTACCTGCGATACGGCGACGACCCGCTGCGGGCGCTGGCGGCCCGCTTCGCCGCGTTCTCCGACCAGTTGTACACGCCGCCGTGGTCGGCGCAGTGGTACGTGAAGGAGGCAAGGCTGCACGGTGTGGACGGCGTCGTGCACCTGGTTTCCGACGACGCGAGGGGCAGCTACTTCACCACCGGCGCGCTGGAGGCGGCGGGCATTCCGGTGTTGGAGGTACATGCCGACAACGTCGACGCCCGCGGCACCGATCCCGCCGCCCTCACCGACGCGGTGGCCGACTGGCTGGAGCACCGGATACTGCCGCGCGGCTGA
- a CDS encoding DUF3040 domain-containing protein yields MPLNEQERHALFELERNLRTEDPRLAHVLANVDRTEHTTSIWLTLLILAAVGAGLALLVFGWVLPGLLVIGAGTAGPVLWASRRYYHPDCHHVVSAAQNHCPRCTPSPA; encoded by the coding sequence GTGCCGCTGAACGAACAGGAACGGCATGCGCTGTTCGAACTCGAACGGAACCTGCGAACCGAAGACCCGCGACTGGCTCACGTACTCGCGAACGTCGACCGCACCGAGCACACCACGTCGATCTGGCTCACGTTGTTGATCCTGGCCGCGGTCGGAGCCGGGCTGGCGCTGCTGGTTTTCGGCTGGGTGCTTCCCGGCCTGCTCGTCATCGGTGCGGGCACCGCTGGACCCGTCCTGTGGGCTTCCAGACGCTACTACCACCCCGATTGCCACCACGTCGTGTCCGCGGCGCAGAACCACTGCCCGCGTTGCACGCCCTCCCCCGCCTGA
- a CDS encoding LysE family transporter, with amino-acid sequence MTGSPGPATVGAAATAAAFGLRRSVPYLLGSMAGTTLALLAVAAGLASVVLTQPELGTVLTAAAVAYLVWLAWKIATAPPLAAGEHETRARPTAVQGVVVGVANPKAYAALGALLASHRLGLPVGAEAVAETTVLAVLIVVVHLGWAAAGGWLARVSARPRVARAVNLVLAAALLAATVPLLLGLRA; translated from the coding sequence GTGACGGGTAGCCCCGGGCCCGCGACGGTCGGTGCGGCGGCGACGGCCGCCGCGTTCGGGCTTCGGCGCTCGGTGCCCTATCTGCTCGGCAGCATGGCGGGAACCACGCTGGCGCTCCTCGCCGTCGCGGCAGGGCTGGCTTCGGTGGTGCTCACCCAGCCGGAACTGGGGACGGTGCTGACGGCCGCCGCTGTCGCCTACCTGGTGTGGCTGGCATGGAAGATCGCGACCGCGCCACCACTCGCCGCAGGCGAGCACGAGACGCGTGCCAGGCCCACCGCGGTGCAGGGTGTCGTGGTCGGTGTGGCCAACCCCAAGGCCTACGCCGCACTCGGTGCGCTGTTGGCTTCGCACCGGCTCGGCCTGCCCGTCGGCGCCGAGGCGGTGGCCGAGACGACGGTGCTGGCTGTGCTGATCGTGGTCGTCCACCTTGGCTGGGCGGCAGCGGGCGGCTGGTTGGCCAGGGTTTCTGCGCGCCCTCGGGTGGCGCGCGCGGTCAACCTGGTGCTGGCCGCGGCGCTGCTCGCCGCCACGGTGCCGCTGCTGCTCGGCCTGCGGGCGTGA